A single Sporomusaceae bacterium DNA region contains:
- the flhF gene encoding flagellar biosynthesis protein FlhF, whose amino-acid sequence MKVKVFTASNIQDAMAQVKGDLGRDAVILHTRRFRRGGFLGFFGREMVEVMAALDTPPPAPAPERKAPAQPAVVLQRPSDDDAKVTALQLEISNMRKLIEQVLAKLPRQEKHHHPLYDLLVKNDIDAAIAENLVQGLPDEGPLTGNNPAFVRQLLLERLTNHLQRVEGIVVPESGCKVVAFIGPTGVGKTTTIAKLAANFAFGQGLKVAVVTADTYRISAVEQLKTYADIIDVPLEIVYTPDEMKAALYRHRDKRLVLVDTAGRSPRNHYQLAELQALLAVDPYIETHLVLSTTTKYADALETVNRFSVCSPQKFLFTKTDEATNLGTLFNLLYQFPTTLSYITTGQNVPDDIELANPAKLANMILRD is encoded by the coding sequence GTGAAGGTCAAGGTTTTTACCGCCAGCAATATACAGGACGCCATGGCCCAGGTGAAGGGCGACCTTGGGCGGGACGCCGTTATCCTTCATACGCGCCGTTTCCGTCGCGGCGGTTTCCTCGGCTTCTTCGGCAGGGAGATGGTGGAGGTGATGGCCGCGCTCGATACGCCGCCGCCGGCCCCCGCTCCGGAACGCAAGGCGCCCGCCCAGCCGGCGGTTGTGCTGCAGCGGCCGAGCGATGACGACGCCAAGGTGACCGCTCTCCAACTGGAGATTTCCAATATGCGCAAGCTGATCGAGCAGGTGCTGGCCAAACTGCCGCGCCAGGAGAAGCACCATCACCCTTTGTACGATCTGCTGGTGAAGAACGATATCGACGCGGCGATCGCCGAGAATCTCGTTCAGGGTCTGCCTGACGAGGGACCGCTTACGGGCAACAATCCGGCGTTCGTTCGCCAGTTGCTGCTGGAGCGGCTGACGAATCACTTGCAGCGGGTGGAGGGCATCGTAGTTCCCGAGTCCGGCTGCAAAGTAGTGGCTTTTATTGGCCCCACGGGGGTCGGCAAAACGACGACGATCGCGAAGCTGGCCGCCAATTTTGCTTTCGGTCAGGGCCTCAAGGTGGCGGTGGTGACCGCCGATACGTACCGGATATCCGCCGTAGAACAGCTCAAGACGTACGCCGATATCATCGATGTGCCGCTTGAGATTGTTTATACGCCCGACGAGATGAAGGCCGCCCTGTACCGGCACCGCGATAAACGGCTGGTGCTCGTCGATACCGCCGGGCGCAGTCCGCGCAATCATTACCAACTGGCCGAACTGCAGGCGTTGCTTGCCGTAGACCCGTATATCGAAACCCACCTGGTACTGAGCACGACAACCAAGTACGCCGATGCGCTGGAAACGGTCAACCGTTTTTCCGTCTGTTCGCCGCAGAAGTTTCTGTTTACGAAGACCGACGAGGCGACCAATCTCGGCACGCTGTTCAATCTGCTTTACCAGTTCCCGACTACCTTGTCGTACATTACGACCGGCCAGAATGTGCCTGACGATATCGAACTGGCGAATCCTGCCAAGCTTGCTAATATGATTTTGAGGGACTGA
- a CDS encoding MinD/ParA family protein, translating to MRDQAERLRQLAQGYQTAAKSPIIKQPDSRARVITVTSGKGGVGKTNLTVNLALALTNLGQKVLIIDADLGLANVEFVLGLTPKYNLLNLLDDGYNINDVVMDGPRGVKFMSGGSGIYELANLTDAQIQKIINQVVLFDRWANVILIDTGAGLHRNVLNFVMAADEVIIITTPEPTAIADAYAVMKAYAAHYGRAPLRLVVNRVLEMDEGQMVVDKLGKVSQRFLGVGVTNLGFVYEDPNVLKAVKSQVPVMVAHPDTIAARCIDHIAQRLLYGKEVNQPTGIKGFFSKFLDLIR from the coding sequence ATGCGCGATCAAGCGGAGCGGCTGCGGCAACTGGCGCAAGGCTACCAGACCGCGGCCAAGAGCCCGATTATAAAGCAGCCCGATTCACGGGCGCGCGTCATCACCGTCACCAGCGGCAAGGGCGGGGTGGGGAAGACCAACCTTACCGTCAATCTGGCTCTGGCGTTAACCAACCTGGGGCAGAAGGTGCTTATTATCGATGCCGATCTGGGGTTGGCCAATGTGGAGTTCGTGCTTGGGCTGACGCCCAAGTACAATCTTCTCAACCTGCTCGACGACGGTTATAACATTAACGATGTCGTGATGGACGGCCCGCGGGGCGTGAAGTTTATGTCCGGCGGCTCGGGCATCTATGAGTTGGCCAACTTGACCGATGCCCAGATACAGAAGATCATCAATCAGGTGGTGCTGTTCGACCGGTGGGCCAATGTCATTCTCATCGATACCGGCGCCGGGCTGCACCGCAATGTCCTCAATTTTGTGATGGCCGCCGACGAGGTGATTATCATTACGACCCCCGAGCCGACCGCGATCGCCGACGCTTATGCGGTCATGAAGGCGTATGCGGCCCATTACGGGCGCGCGCCGCTCCGCCTGGTGGTGAACCGGGTGCTGGAGATGGACGAGGGGCAGATGGTCGTCGATAAGCTGGGCAAGGTGTCGCAGCGGTTTCTCGGGGTCGGCGTCACCAATCTCGGGTTTGTTTACGAGGATCCGAACGTGCTGAAGGCGGTCAAGAGCCAGGTGCCGGTCATGGTCGCCCACCCGGACACGATTGCCGCCCGCTGTATCGATCACATCGCCCAGCGGCTGCTGTACGGCAAGGAGGTCAATCAGCCGACCGGCATCAAGGGGTTCTTCAGCAAGTTCCTCGATCTGATCCGCTGA